Within Candidatus Zixiibacteriota bacterium, the genomic segment ATTCCGGATGGCGCTTTCGTAGTTGCGAATAATCTGTAATTCGCTCGCCTGTTCACTCTCCTCACCCATCATATACGACCGGAACATTTTTCGGCCTTCAATGGTGGTGCAGTCATTGCCGTTGTAAAAATGGTACTCGTCAAACTCCCGGTCACCGGTGTCAATGATCTTATACTTCGGCATTCCGGAAAAGTACGGCGTGTCTTTAAGTTGCGGTTCCTCGGCTGCTTCTTCCGTTTCTTCTGTGACCGTTTCTTCCGTGACGGCTTCTTCCTCCCCTTCTTCCTCCTGCGCTACCGCCGGCAGGGATAATAGGAAGAGAGGAAGTATCAGCGCTGTGACCGTCAGAAATCTTTTAAGGTACATAGCTACTCCCTTTCGATATCAGTTAGATTTTGTAATCATAATCTGTGTGTCGTTGCGGGTCTTACCCGTATAACTATCCAGCCAGGGACTGGAAATGGAGATTATCAGGATGACGTCATCGGCGCTTCTCATATATGAAACAACGGTTTCGTCGCCGTAAAGCGGCATGAACCCCGCTAATCTTGCCGTTATATTATCATAGAAGGTCTTGACCTTATCGAGTTCCGCGGAGGACACAAAACAATAGCCGTCAATACCCAGGATGTTTCGAGAAAATCGGGTCAGTTCTTCGTAAAGCGCAGCCCCGGGGAAGATATCGATGCCAAAAGGGTTTGAGATGGTAGCCAGTGAGACTCCGGATGAATCAAGGGCGGAGACTACTACCAGGTTAATTCCGCTTTGAGTATTACCGGATTTAGCCGATATCTCCAGTCCGACAGGTTTGATGCGGAGACGGCTCGAATCGATGCCCTTTGCCACGATGGCATCTTTGAGCTCTTTGGCGCGCTCACTCGCGAGAGATTCCGACTTTTCGCCGACGCCGGCATAAGATTCAATTATCAGGTTCAACGCCGGGTCAACATTCATAACTTGAACAAGTTCCTCAACGAATTTTTGTGATTCTGATTGGAGTGTGGCGCTCCCGTTTTGGAAGGAAACGTCTAAGGTTACGCGACCATTGAAGTACAACTTATCCAGCAGAGTCAATTGGCGGGTTTCGGTAGAATCAGACTCCTGAGGTACTGATTGATTAGATAACAGCGCCCAGATGATTATAAATATTACATAATAGAAATTCTTCTCTGCCTTCATAGCTCCTCCATGACATTCTCACATCAATTCAGTTACCCCATTTCGAGAGTTACTGCTTCAACTCGGGGACAGCCGCGCCCTGCACCATCGCTTCGCTCAATTTCTGACCGGCATTTGAGCAGCCCTGGGATGTTTCAGAAAAACTCTGGATAGCCTCTCCAAAAGCGGTGAATTCCGACTTCATTCCAGAGATGCGAGGAAGAAAACCTTTGAAAATCTCGCCCCACTCGCTTTGCGGGAGGGTCAGGGCTTGTTCAATTTCATTGAATAATTGCTCACCGGAGTCGTTAACAGCCTGAAACGGTTTAATGGTGCCATTCATGAACTGGTCCAGGCAGTTCACCAATTGCTCGATGCTATTGTTGACCTGGCTCAGCTCAATTGTGGAAGCGGATGAGCGGTCCAACTTATCGCATTCGCAGTTGAGCGGTATGCCGCCGGAACCGCGCGGGGTCTGCGGCGGAGGCGGCGGGGGCGGTGGCGGTTCCTCACCAGAGTTGTCATCAGATGGAGAGTCATCGGCAGGGGTATCTGATGGCTCACCGGGCGGCTGCTCGTCGGGCGGTTCGGTAGGCGGTTTCGGCTCGGGGGGCTGGGGAGGAGGTGGCTCCTTAGGTTCAGGGGGCTTGTCGTCGGGGGGTTGGTCCGATGGCGGCTCTTTCGGTCCCGGTTTACCGGGTTGACCGGTCTCGCCGCCGTAGTCCTTGCAGAGGTCCATCAGACGGTTATCTATCTCATTATATTCGTCGCGAATTTGATTGGCTTCGCGCCTCAGATTCTGGAGTTCCTGTACAATCTGTGTCATTTTGGCGAGGGCATCCTGCGCCGCAAACCAGGCCTCACCGTATTCAAAGACATCTCCGGCAATCCCGAGAGTGAACTTCTTGAAGGTACTAATCTGCATCGTCTTGTACATTTCCCAGAGCGACCAGTCTCCCTCCCAGGTTCCCTTTTCTGTGGCTTCAAAGGCGGCATCAAGATAGTCCACAAAATTATCGAGGTCTTTCCAGCTTGCGGATGCCCCCGAGGCCGCCGAGCCAATCGCCCCGAGACAAGACCCGGCTATCGACATAAGTTTCTCAAAGGCTTTGGTCAGGTTTCTATCAACCTCTTTATGCGCCCGCTGAAAACTCGGGTCATTCAGTTTTTCTTTCAGTTCCGCCGTCTTCTCGTTGAGCCGCTCTTTTATCTCTTTCAATTTGTCTCTCAATTTCTGCTTGGTATCTTCATCGCAGTTGACGACTTCGATGTTGATAATATGCTCATCCTGGTCGCCGCAGTCAGTCGTGCCCCGTGCCGCGGTAACCCCCTCTTTATTTCCCTGAATTACCAGCGAAGTGCCGAGGTTCTGGACAGTGGCGATGGCGTCATCAGCGACAGGAAAATCGAGAAGTTCTCCATCCGGAGGGTCTTGTATGATAGGGACCTGAACCGGCGGTTTTTTCGCAGCGTTTTCATCATAGATGCCTATCACCGGAATTTCAGCGCCGCCATTGACCGAAAGAAGTTCAACGACGGTTCCTGAAATCTTCCCCTCGACTTTTTTTCCTTTCTTGGGCTGAAATTCAGCTCTTATGGTGGCGCGTCCGGCTTTATTGCCGGTCGCCGTGGCGGTCTTTCCGGAGCCGGAGATGGTGAAGACGTCAGAGGGGTCAGAAATCCAGGTGTAGGTGCCTTCGGTTTCAGGCTCAACAGTCGCCGTCAGTTCGGCGCCGACACCAATCATGATATTGGCGCAACCGTCAATGGTCACTTTGGTTTTTTCGGGAGGTCTTGCTCGCAAATTGATTCGGCCTTTCATGATATCCGGACAGTAGGTCACACTGCTTTGTTCCTCCCAGATAAAGGTCTTGTCAAAATCCTCAGTGAGGTCTTCCTGAGA encodes:
- a CDS encoding OmpA family protein translates to MKAEKNFYYVIFIIIWALLSNQSVPQESDSTETRQLTLLDKLYFNGRVTLDVSFQNGSATLQSESQKFVEELVQVMNVDPALNLIIESYAGVGEKSESLASERAKELKDAIVAKGIDSSRLRIKPVGLEISAKSGNTQSGINLVVVSALDSSGVSLATISNPFGIDIFPGAALYEELTRFSRNILGIDGYCFVSSAELDKVKTFYDNITARLAGFMPLYGDETVVSYMRSADDVILIISISSPWLDSYTGKTRNDTQIMITKSN